Proteins from a genomic interval of Halopseudomonas litoralis:
- a CDS encoding class I SAM-dependent methyltransferase: MVIPELSRSISQDDLLKLLGVAREWLDTAPGRWLLDSERAVMRQEMSACFGQHLVQYGLAAELLDSERSVLRHHWQLDLLAGPLALPAEETQWPFAPHSLDAVVLHHGLDFCLSPRSLLREASQAVRAGGHLLVFGFNPWSSWGVNHFAGREWFSEAGFVSPARLTDWLELLGFAVEKRVDGCYLPPLKSQAWLHRLGRIDALGQRHQLPGGGFYFLLARRQTLGATPRRQRGMAFPALSLPPLVAGNRRAHKRNK, from the coding sequence ATGGTGATACCAGAACTGTCGCGTTCCATCAGCCAGGATGACCTGCTGAAGCTGCTGGGCGTCGCGCGGGAATGGCTGGACACGGCTCCGGGTCGCTGGCTGTTGGACAGCGAGCGTGCGGTGATGCGCCAGGAGATGTCCGCCTGTTTCGGTCAGCATCTGGTTCAATACGGGCTGGCCGCAGAACTGCTCGACAGTGAGCGCTCGGTATTGCGTCATCACTGGCAGCTGGATCTTCTGGCGGGTCCCTTGGCGCTGCCCGCAGAAGAAACGCAATGGCCCTTTGCGCCGCACTCTCTGGATGCCGTGGTGCTTCACCATGGGCTGGATTTCTGTCTGTCCCCGCGCAGCCTGCTGCGCGAAGCCAGTCAGGCGGTGCGCGCCGGTGGTCATCTGCTGGTGTTCGGTTTCAACCCCTGGAGCAGTTGGGGAGTCAACCATTTCGCCGGCCGTGAGTGGTTCAGTGAAGCAGGCTTCGTCAGTCCGGCGCGACTGACCGACTGGTTGGAACTGCTTGGTTTTGCGGTGGAGAAACGCGTTGATGGATGTTATCTTCCGCCCCTCAAATCGCAGGCCTGGCTCCACCGGCTCGGACGTATCGATGCGCTGGGCCAACGGCATCAGTTACCGGGCGGCGGTTTCTATTTTCTGCTTGCGCGGCGGCAGACGCTGGGCGCCACGCCACGTCGGCAGCGGGGAATGGCCTTCCCGGCGCTGAGTCTCCCGCCCCTGGTTGCCGGCAACCGGCGAGCACATAAACGGAACAAGTAA
- the rnhA gene encoding ribonuclease HI gives MSHVIEIFTDGACKGNPGPGGWGVLLRLGEHQKTLFGGELATTNNRMELTAAIRGLQALKKPAQVMLTTDSEYVMKGIREWMPNWKKRGWKTASRQPVKNADLWQELDALVNQHQVDWRWVKGHSGHPENDLADELANRGVDQVLGRGSALDA, from the coding sequence ATGAGTCATGTAATCGAGATATTTACCGACGGTGCCTGCAAGGGCAACCCCGGGCCGGGCGGCTGGGGCGTACTGCTGCGCCTGGGCGAGCATCAGAAGACCCTGTTCGGTGGTGAGCTGGCCACCACCAACAACCGCATGGAGTTGACCGCGGCGATTCGCGGGCTGCAGGCATTGAAAAAGCCGGCCCAGGTGATGCTGACCACGGACTCGGAGTATGTCATGAAAGGCATCCGCGAATGGATGCCGAACTGGAAGAAGCGCGGCTGGAAGACCGCCAGCCGCCAGCCGGTCAAGAATGCCGATCTGTGGCAGGAGCTCGATGCCCTGGTGAACCAGCATCAGGTCGATTGGCGCTGGGTCAAGGGTCACAGTGGGCATCCGGAAAACGATCTGGCCGATGAGCTGGCCAACCGCGGTGTGGACCAGGTGCTGGGTAGAGGGAGTGCGTTGGATGCGTGA